In Waddliaceae bacterium, the following are encoded in one genomic region:
- a CDS encoding SpoIIE family protein phosphatase, whose product MKIRTQILLTTLGIVLFSAIISLSIAVISIKNKGGADIEQFRFEEMAKKKRDLKSLVDIAYETIRINYENSQDFEFLKKQYGTRLKNVIDICSSIIDYQNERYTSGEISLEEAQHNVFETIRRIRYDYNDYVWVQQSDFNNAMLLMHPLLPHLESVHISSPLYDQYDQLAYLITSFTTITEETLEGYTVYNWPKPLKEGLGETYEPKMTYVRRIPEWGWILGTGRYIDNALDEAKIAAIVSIQKMVYDDGNGYFWINDDTLPAPTMIMYPKMVMHKSFPDLDGIILDDPSYNTAIGEEKNLFTAMINACKRDGDGFVEYLWPKPTSDGSLIPDVLKLSYVKIFEPLGWIVGTGFYLDEIEAAIAVKNADIADAVSALVMKIVTTTSIIIAIAIFLCFFFSKSLTAPITSLINTMKKIDLKKLTKAQIKPQGATEFKQLGDIFNTTLRSLNSAVESLKHTAISKERIESELHIAHEIQMSMIPMLFPAFPDKKEFNIYAILKSAKEVGGDLYNFFMIDDDNLCLVIGDVAGKGVPASLFMAVSNTLIETIARNVKNDPGKILTKVNAQISKENETCMFVTVLLGILNIKTGVLSYSSGGHNPPIIIRKDKPAEYFTLKHGMSIGIESDNQYENDSISLQKGDKIYLYTDGVTEAFNTKGEVYSETRLLEKADRFHNDNVKVFIERIYDDVKAFADEEPQSDDITMMMIEFNPDFSLK is encoded by the coding sequence ATGAAAATACGCACACAAATTTTATTGACGACATTAGGTATAGTATTATTTTCTGCCATTATTTCCTTGTCTATTGCAGTTATTTCCATAAAAAATAAGGGCGGTGCTGACATCGAGCAGTTTCGCTTCGAAGAGATGGCAAAAAAAAAGCGCGACCTTAAAAGTCTCGTCGACATTGCCTATGAGACCATCAGAATCAACTATGAAAACTCACAAGATTTCGAGTTTCTGAAGAAACAATACGGCACACGACTGAAGAACGTCATCGACATCTGCTCTTCTATCATCGACTACCAGAACGAGCGTTATACATCCGGCGAGATCTCTCTCGAAGAAGCACAGCACAATGTATTCGAAACAATACGTCGTATACGCTATGACTATAACGACTACGTATGGGTTCAGCAGAGCGACTTCAACAATGCGATGCTACTAATGCACCCTCTTCTTCCGCATCTCGAAAGCGTACATATCAGTAGCCCTCTATATGATCAATATGATCAACTCGCTTATCTGATAACATCGTTCACAACGATCACCGAAGAAACCCTCGAAGGGTATACAGTATATAACTGGCCGAAGCCTTTAAAAGAAGGCCTAGGAGAAACGTACGAACCCAAAATGACATATGTCCGTCGCATTCCAGAATGGGGATGGATTCTCGGCACAGGGCGTTACATCGACAATGCTCTCGACGAAGCAAAAATAGCAGCGATAGTCTCTATACAAAAGATGGTCTACGACGACGGAAATGGCTATTTCTGGATAAATGACGACACACTACCAGCCCCTACAATGATTATGTATCCGAAAATGGTCATGCACAAGTCGTTCCCCGATCTCGATGGTATTATCCTCGATGACCCTTCTTACAACACTGCCATCGGTGAAGAGAAAAACCTCTTCACTGCCATGATAAATGCTTGTAAACGTGATGGTGATGGTTTTGTCGAATACCTATGGCCCAAGCCAACATCTGATGGCTCTCTTATCCCAGATGTTTTGAAACTCTCGTATGTCAAGATTTTCGAGCCGCTTGGATGGATCGTCGGGACAGGTTTCTATCTCGATGAAATCGAAGCAGCCATTGCAGTAAAAAACGCCGATATCGCCGACGCCGTCAGTGCTCTAGTTATGAAAATTGTTACTACTACCTCTATCATCATAGCCATAGCCATCTTCTTATGTTTTTTCTTCTCGAAATCTCTAACGGCACCCATCACCTCGCTCATCAATACGATGAAAAAAATAGACCTCAAAAAGCTCACGAAAGCACAGATAAAACCACAAGGAGCTACTGAATTTAAACAGCTTGGAGATATCTTCAATACAACATTAAGATCTCTTAATTCTGCCGTTGAATCATTGAAACATACAGCAATCTCGAAAGAGCGCATAGAGAGCGAGCTGCATATCGCCCATGAGATACAGATGAGCATGATACCGATGCTGTTTCCTGCATTCCCCGACAAAAAAGAATTTAATATATATGCTATCCTAAAATCCGCAAAAGAGGTTGGCGGTGATCTATATAACTTCTTTATGATAGACGATGACAACCTCTGCTTGGTAATCGGTGATGTGGCGGGTAAAGGCGTTCCCGCGTCGCTTTTCATGGCTGTAAGTAATACCTTGATAGAAACAATAGCACGTAATGTGAAAAACGACCCCGGCAAGATCTTAACAAAAGTCAATGCTCAGATATCAAAAGAAAATGAAACCTGTATGTTTGTTACGGTTTTATTGGGTATCTTAAACATCAAAACCGGCGTGCTCTCATATTCTAGCGGAGGACATAATCCTCCTATAATAATAAGAAAAGATAAGCCTGCAGAATATTTTACTCTAAAACATGGCATGTCTATAGGTATTGAATCCGACAATCAATATGAAAACGATAGCATCTCCCTTCAAAAAGGCGATAAAATATACCTCTATACCGACGGCGTAACAGAAGCATTCAACACAAAAGGAGAAGTATATTCCGAAACACGGCTTCTAGAAAAAGCCGATCGGTTCCATAA
- a CDS encoding RNA methyltransferase translates to MVHDITTHRNIFDSLIENYTAEDIIRALSPCFTEERIKRIAGTIENRMSSIHVAIEEPYDIHNALAVVRSAEALGVNTVHIINPIIRKRTSGKKTMQGTDRWAECYRHPSLEAFSSASRGLIIAGACVDGDVTLEDLPVDKPICLLFGNESIGLSEEARALCDIRYRIPMYGMVESFNLSVSAALSLYDLTRRKRDFLGVPGDLSPEEVIEYTAWYYVRALGIHKAKMILARTKTSG, encoded by the coding sequence ATGGTCCACGACATAACAACGCACAGAAACATCTTCGACTCCCTTATCGAAAATTATACTGCCGAGGATATAATAAGGGCACTGTCGCCGTGCTTCACCGAAGAACGCATAAAGCGTATCGCCGGAACGATAGAAAATAGGATGTCTTCTATACACGTCGCCATAGAAGAACCTTACGACATCCATAATGCCCTGGCAGTAGTTCGCTCCGCCGAAGCACTAGGTGTCAATACCGTCCATATAATAAATCCGATAATACGGAAGAGAACCTCAGGGAAAAAGACCATGCAGGGCACCGACCGCTGGGCGGAATGCTACCGTCACCCTTCTCTCGAGGCCTTCTCCTCGGCATCACGTGGTCTGATAATCGCGGGGGCTTGCGTCGACGGCGACGTAACGCTAGAAGATCTTCCCGTCGACAAGCCTATATGCCTTCTTTTTGGCAATGAAAGTATTGGTCTTTCCGAAGAAGCTCGTGCTTTGTGTGATATCCGTTATAGGATTCCGATGTACGGCATGGTAGAAAGTTTCAACCTTTCTGTTTCTGCGGCATTGAGTCTATACGACCTCACGCGCCGCAAGCGTGATTTTTTGGGAGTTCCTGGCGATTTATCGCCTGAAGAAGTCATAGAATATACGGCGTGGTACTATGTAAGGGCTTTGGGCATCCACAAAGCCAAGATGATCCTCGCTCGCACTAAAACTAGCGGATAG
- a CDS encoding glycine zipper 2TM domain-containing protein, whose product MKKYLAVGLLSAVALVFCSGCETRQQTGTLTGAAIGAGTGALIDDGEGALIGGAIGALVGSIIGSELDDQERMILENRNPQTLSRLDNQQQLSVYDIKALSDANVSDKIIIDHIYASKSVFNLSTNDIIKLNEWEISEAVVDAMIRTGY is encoded by the coding sequence ATGAAAAAATATTTAGCAGTAGGATTATTATCGGCAGTAGCGCTTGTTTTTTGTTCAGGATGTGAAACGAGGCAGCAAACAGGGACGCTTACAGGAGCGGCTATCGGGGCAGGAACCGGCGCTCTTATCGACGACGGCGAAGGCGCCCTCATCGGTGGTGCTATCGGCGCACTAGTTGGTAGTATCATAGGATCAGAGCTCGACGATCAAGAACGTATGATCCTCGAAAACAGAAACCCACAGACGCTGTCGCGTCTCGACAACCAACAGCAGCTTTCTGTCTATGACATCAAAGCTCTATCCGACGCTAATGTCAGCGATAAGATCATCATCGACCATATATATGCTTCGAAGAGCGTCTTCAACCTAAGCACTAATGATATCATAAAACTTAATGAATGGGAAATCAGCGAAGCTGTCGTCGACGCCATGATACGGACGGGATACTAA
- a CDS encoding host attachment protein, producing MKNMKTLLILVANSSSAHFFEVEGLGKKINKIKSLSNELGRAHPGDINADKQGRGHSSSGTATHSKERSVSPHRHQEQVWAKQLAKELSSYSTFEEFALVAPPQFLGELRHALSSHKAIEKLVVKEIAKDFPDTLTEAKMTEKLCKAFDLWNR from the coding sequence ATGAAAAACATGAAGACGTTATTGATTTTGGTGGCGAACAGCAGCAGTGCACATTTTTTTGAAGTCGAAGGTCTAGGGAAGAAGATAAATAAGATCAAGTCGTTATCTAATGAACTCGGCCGTGCACATCCTGGTGATATCAATGCTGACAAGCAAGGCCGCGGACATTCTAGCAGTGGTACAGCGACACACAGCAAAGAGCGTTCTGTCAGCCCTCACCGTCATCAGGAGCAGGTATGGGCGAAACAGCTTGCCAAAGAGCTCAGTAGCTACAGCACTTTCGAAGAATTTGCCCTCGTAGCTCCTCCGCAGTTCCTCGGGGAGCTCCGTCATGCACTTTCAAGCCACAAGGCCATAGAGAAGCTGGTCGTCAAAGAAATCGCGAAAGACTTCCCTGACACCCTCACAGAAGCTAAGATGACCGAAAAGCTATGCAAAGCTTTCGACCTCTGGAATAGGTAA
- a CDS encoding protein kinase family protein, translating to MSSPQISASGITAPPPTATTLSPQSPASCKTPTPLLESDKTTRKAVSRSLSVERFLKEDDGVQEKAKAFYEKRRKKQEQRRIRQEKATIEELFKEHVITDIVANKAYADFRVLRRDYYNKHCAIKVLPKRHPVKPMRNLLKDLSTVEYSSLVSLIDFKEDRDNFYLLLEDVQSVDIRKALASPEPGRISLEKLRHALRQLLKGIQHINSAGFVIFREIDVDNLLYVVDDRRSTIKLCLFDEFGPLVAKASSSSDERRALLPKEVYVTPQNNTLIMAGKIFAALISGKECTYPEELSLEDLYEHTHAAVLDSEIHGRVKKHKRICEALLDVIDSLFARTPSISDLLRMPFFSLSSPSSYGSWPLSKH from the coding sequence ATGTCATCACCTCAGATATCAGCTTCTGGCATTACAGCTCCGCCGCCGACAGCTACTACTTTATCACCACAATCGCCAGCGTCTTGTAAAACACCAACGCCGCTGCTCGAGTCCGACAAAACAACGAGAAAAGCTGTATCGAGAAGTTTGTCTGTAGAACGGTTTCTAAAAGAAGACGATGGAGTTCAAGAAAAAGCGAAAGCTTTTTATGAAAAGAGAAGAAAAAAACAAGAACAAAGAAGAATAAGACAAGAAAAGGCAACCATAGAAGAGCTCTTCAAAGAGCATGTCATCACGGATATTGTTGCCAACAAAGCATACGCCGATTTCCGCGTATTACGCCGCGACTATTATAACAAACATTGCGCTATAAAGGTTCTTCCTAAGAGGCATCCCGTAAAACCTATGCGCAATCTTTTAAAAGACCTCAGTACAGTAGAATATTCTTCTCTGGTGAGTCTCATAGATTTTAAAGAAGACAGAGACAATTTCTATCTCTTGCTCGAAGATGTCCAAAGCGTTGATATACGAAAGGCATTGGCATCGCCGGAGCCCGGCAGGATATCCCTAGAAAAGCTACGTCACGCCTTGAGACAGCTCCTCAAAGGCATACAACACATCAACTCTGCAGGGTTCGTAATATTCCGAGAGATCGACGTCGACAACCTTCTTTATGTCGTCGATGATCGACGCTCTACAATAAAACTCTGCCTCTTCGATGAATTTGGACCTCTCGTTGCCAAGGCAAGCTCTTCTTCCGATGAGCGCCGAGCTCTTTTACCAAAAGAAGTCTACGTCACCCCACAAAATAACACTCTTATCATGGCAGGTAAAATTTTCGCCGCTCTTATCTCTGGAAAGGAATGTACATATCCTGAAGAATTATCTCTAGAAGATCTCTATGAACACACACACGCCGCTGTTCTCGACAGTGAAATTCATGGTCGTGTTAAAAAGCACAAAAGAATATGCGAAGCTCTTCTCGACGTCATCGATTCTCTTTTCGCAAGAACACCATCGATATCTGATTTGCTTAGAATGCCTTTCTTCAGTCTGTCTTCGCCATCATCATATGGAAGCTGGCCATTATCAAAACATTGA